The following proteins are co-located in the Desulfoscipio sp. XC116 genome:
- a CDS encoding 4Fe-4S dicluster domain-containing protein has translation MSFIDAEKRQFFNEVREKSGQPIELCYQCQKCASGCIATGFADYYPNEIIRLVQLGQKERVLNCSSIWICSSCETCGARCPNDINVAEVMDALKEMAIAAGIVKEKNINLFHNVFLNSVRSHGRVHETSMMVIYKIKSGDLFSDMGVGMEMFRKGKMPILPHRIKARGRIKDIFSKTAH, from the coding sequence ATGAGTTTCATTGACGCAGAAAAAAGACAATTCTTTAATGAAGTCAGGGAAAAAAGCGGACAGCCCATTGAACTGTGCTACCAATGCCAAAAGTGTGCTTCGGGCTGTATTGCTACGGGATTCGCAGATTATTACCCCAATGAAATTATCCGTTTAGTACAGCTGGGCCAAAAAGAACGCGTATTAAACTGCTCCAGCATCTGGATTTGCTCTAGTTGTGAAACCTGTGGGGCTCGGTGCCCCAATGACATTAATGTTGCCGAGGTAATGGATGCCCTGAAAGAAATGGCCATTGCGGCCGGTATAGTTAAAGAAAAGAACATCAATTTGTTCCATAATGTATTTTTAAACTCAGTGCGTTCTCATGGCCGGGTACATGAAACGAGTATGATGGTCATTTACAAGATAAAAAGCGGCGATTTATTCTCTGATATGGGTGTTGGAATGGAAATGTTTAGAAAGGGTAAGATGCCGATATTGCCACACCGTATCAAAGCCAGGGGCAGAATTAAGGACATATTCAGCAAAACAGCTCACTAA
- a CDS encoding DUF2889 domain-containing protein, producing the protein MINVIQRHWLTTVRFDSPPPGNEAKVNTDAAVITEHQREHAHLNSAQAAELDAFRQQKTGYINAQTVYCGTDCEISTRLQVDPISFKIMDAAWENHSPPVAITNVPGMRGIEAYFNCGPAIKEALAGLGPFLRALFSETIRGIIQAETFLFKERGFASASDYSKYWEKFYANSCRYYSNLDKVSQSWDDYACYMRSGNLFNRFKSYSVYATPDFSYHVIATFSDSFHELSIELDIEKNMVITGAGGTLLRAPDKICKEAAVFLQQLPGHTTTSLSKKQVAALLGKGNGCVHIIDTVYDALASVGMAANRHAG; encoded by the coding sequence ATGATTAATGTTATCCAACGCCACTGGCTTACCACTGTACGCTTTGATTCACCTCCCCCAGGTAATGAAGCTAAAGTTAATACAGATGCCGCAGTAATCACAGAGCACCAGCGAGAGCACGCACACTTAAATAGCGCTCAAGCTGCGGAGTTGGATGCGTTCCGGCAACAAAAAACCGGATATATTAACGCTCAAACAGTGTATTGCGGTACCGACTGCGAGATTAGCACACGGTTGCAGGTGGACCCAATTAGCTTTAAAATCATGGATGCCGCTTGGGAAAACCACTCCCCGCCTGTAGCTATTACAAATGTCCCCGGCATGCGTGGCATTGAGGCCTACTTTAACTGCGGTCCGGCAATTAAAGAAGCGCTGGCTGGTCTGGGGCCTTTTCTCCGCGCCCTGTTTTCCGAAACAATACGCGGCATTATCCAAGCTGAAACATTTTTATTTAAGGAACGAGGTTTTGCTTCGGCTTCCGATTACAGTAAGTATTGGGAAAAGTTTTATGCCAATTCCTGCCGCTATTACAGCAACCTTGACAAAGTCAGTCAAAGCTGGGATGATTATGCTTGTTACATGCGTTCCGGCAACCTATTCAACCGATTTAAATCATATTCAGTTTACGCAACACCAGATTTCAGTTATCACGTTATTGCCACATTTAGCGATTCTTTTCACGAATTAAGCATTGAATTGGATATCGAAAAAAATATGGTAATTACCGGTGCCGGTGGCACATTACTGCGTGCGCCGGATAAAATTTGTAAAGAAGCCGCCGTATTTCTGCAGCAATTACCCGGTCATACCACAACCAGTCTCAGTAAAAAGCAAGTAGCCGCTCTATTAGGTAAGGGTAACGGCTGTGTACACATTATTGATACTGTGTATGACGCACTTGCTTCAGTTGGTATGGCGGCCAATCGTCATGCCGGCTGA
- a CDS encoding spore coat protein, with the protein MAAELGAHEIMQLHEVLTDTIDGINQFHLYRPHVQDPQLRTVLDNQIGFMTQEYNNMVQTVQQQKRSEAVPYRRVKNTSPAYGLKNPSPNAPNISPDEMDDRDVASGMLGCHKASANLKMMASLEFADPTLRRMLQQGAINCSEQSFEVWNYMNQKGMYQVPTMKPMTTNTMINTFGMAQIPQLS; encoded by the coding sequence ATGGCCGCAGAACTGGGAGCACACGAGATTATGCAATTGCATGAAGTTTTAACAGATACTATTGACGGTATCAACCAATTTCATCTTTACCGTCCCCATGTGCAAGATCCGCAGCTGCGTACAGTATTAGACAATCAAATAGGTTTTATGACCCAGGAATATAACAATATGGTGCAGACCGTGCAGCAGCAGAAAAGAAGTGAAGCAGTTCCCTACCGCAGGGTTAAAAATACTTCTCCGGCGTATGGATTAAAAAACCCCTCACCTAATGCACCCAATATTTCACCTGACGAAATGGACGATAGGGATGTAGCCAGCGGTATGCTGGGTTGCCATAAAGCATCCGCCAACCTCAAAATGATGGCGTCATTGGAATTTGCCGACCCCACTTTAAGAAGAATGCTCCAGCAGGGTGCTATAAACTGCAGTGAACAGTCCTTTGAGGTGTGGAATTACATGAATCAAAAAGGCATGTACCAGGTACCGACCATGAAACCAATGACCACCAACACTATGATTAATACATTTGGTATGGCGCAAATACCACAGCTTAGCTAA
- a CDS encoding spore germination protein GerW family protein: MLHSGKLTGILSGMEQTSCKDMVLGKPMVVQDTTLLPIISVSTAYGGTTSQQGAGGGGIRLDPVAIVAVKEDIINVFSLRPGQTVSPLENLASLIPEILSAAQIKRDTEEQGNRRTSQ, from the coding sequence ATGCTGCATAGTGGAAAATTGACAGGCATTTTGTCCGGGATGGAGCAAACCTCATGCAAAGATATGGTGCTGGGTAAGCCTATGGTAGTACAGGATACCACGCTGTTGCCAATTATATCGGTGTCCACCGCCTACGGTGGCACCACTTCACAACAGGGCGCGGGAGGCGGGGGCATTCGCCTGGACCCGGTGGCGATAGTGGCCGTAAAAGAAGATATCATCAATGTTTTTTCCTTGCGCCCCGGTCAGACCGTGAGTCCACTGGAGAACCTGGCATCACTGATACCTGAAATATTATCCGCTGCACAAATAAAACGTGATACTGAGGAGCAGGGCAACCGGCGGACCAGCCAATGA
- a CDS encoding zinc ribbon domain-containing protein — protein sequence MGFIQKMAEGAKQLGDRAKDFSGLAGEKAKDITKKSSELIEITKTKHEIRKLEREMENNLAGIGALYYQQQSGQDNAADELARLLDATRELEKEMKELEEQIGRLQPEAPICTDCGIELPAGGKYCSYCGKRIVD from the coding sequence ATGGGCTTTATCCAAAAAATGGCTGAGGGTGCCAAACAGCTCGGCGACCGGGCCAAGGATTTTAGCGGTCTAGCCGGCGAGAAAGCCAAGGATATTACCAAAAAGTCCTCAGAGCTTATTGAAATAACCAAGACGAAGCACGAAATAAGGAAGCTGGAAAGAGAAATGGAAAATAACTTGGCCGGAATTGGTGCATTGTATTATCAGCAACAATCGGGTCAAGACAACGCAGCGGATGAATTGGCAAGGTTACTTGATGCCACACGTGAACTGGAAAAGGAAATGAAGGAGCTGGAGGAACAGATTGGTCGCCTGCAGCCGGAAGCACCTATTTGCACGGATTGCGGCATAGAGCTGCCGGCCGGTGGCAAGTATTGTAGTTACTGCGGCAAACGAATAGTGGATTAA
- a CDS encoding adenine deaminase C-terminal domain-containing protein, which yields MQNSLKKSSHKLRPLSRSKLYDLIATARGSTPADLFIKDGTVINVYTGELLTANVAVKGRHIAYVGSSDSMIGEGTEVHSAKGQYLCPGYIEPHAHPFQTYNPITLAEKVMTLGTTTLVCDNLFFFMNMNDTKLAELWQEFATLPVKLLWSVRLDPQTYSRRRMERFDPQTVERLLNTPLARQVGELTDWPSLIAGQEQMLDNILTAGRLGKRVEGHAPGASVKTLNALAAGGITADHESITGEEALRRLRLGMYATLRHSSLRPDLPRLIQELLASGVNLSRIMITTDGVTPPTMRHGFTDAILRLAMQAGLPPVDAYRAATLNPAVYYDMDDELGGIAPGRLADILFLSDLTNPTPVKVLAEGRWMADNNRLLVELPQPNWRHYHIKPVAGSAAKLTPHDLIPVVSEVPHKECIINETALEVRERTQKEKHPTHEKDMQLIASTAIFPVMHLINPVITRRRDIELPVENGYLDISEHRNIVYAALLNREGNWVTNGLLSNFADSLDGLACSNTITGDILTLGNDPVCMLQAIERMYDMGGGLVVTEKGSIIYELPLPLGGIMSPSPVDKLIDRCSTLYKLLAERGHVHYDLLYTLLFLSATHLPELRLSPSGVLSVKDKKLLVPVKKTGRSL from the coding sequence ATGCAAAACAGCCTGAAAAAAAGCAGTCATAAGCTGCGCCCGCTAAGCAGGTCCAAGTTATATGATTTAATTGCCACCGCCCGGGGCAGCACCCCGGCGGACCTTTTTATAAAAGACGGCACAGTAATAAATGTATACACCGGAGAATTGCTGACCGCCAATGTGGCAGTGAAAGGCAGGCATATTGCCTACGTAGGCAGCTCCGACAGCATGATTGGTGAAGGCACAGAAGTTCACAGCGCTAAGGGACAGTACCTTTGCCCGGGTTATATCGAACCGCATGCCCATCCCTTTCAAACATATAACCCGATTACCCTTGCAGAAAAGGTGATGACCCTGGGTACCACCACGCTGGTGTGTGATAACTTATTTTTCTTTATGAACATGAACGACACCAAGCTGGCCGAGCTGTGGCAGGAATTCGCCACACTGCCCGTAAAATTATTGTGGAGCGTGCGCCTGGACCCTCAGACCTATTCCCGGCGCAGGATGGAACGTTTTGACCCGCAGACTGTTGAGCGGTTGCTGAATACGCCACTGGCCCGGCAGGTGGGTGAGTTGACCGACTGGCCGTCGCTGATAGCGGGACAAGAGCAAATGCTGGACAATATCCTCACGGCGGGCCGGCTGGGCAAAAGGGTGGAAGGACACGCGCCCGGGGCATCCGTTAAGACTCTGAATGCGCTGGCTGCCGGAGGTATAACAGCGGACCACGAGAGTATCACCGGGGAAGAGGCGCTGCGCCGACTGCGACTAGGCATGTACGCTACACTGCGACATAGTTCGCTGCGCCCCGACCTGCCCCGGTTAATCCAAGAATTACTGGCTTCGGGTGTTAACCTATCCCGGATTATGATCACTACCGATGGCGTAACACCGCCCACCATGCGGCATGGCTTTACCGATGCTATTTTGCGTTTAGCCATGCAAGCCGGACTGCCTCCGGTGGATGCCTACCGCGCGGCTACACTGAATCCGGCTGTTTACTACGATATGGACGATGAATTGGGTGGTATTGCTCCGGGTCGCCTGGCTGATATATTGTTCTTGTCTGACCTCACCAACCCCACACCCGTTAAGGTGCTGGCCGAAGGCCGGTGGATGGCCGACAACAACCGGTTACTAGTGGAGCTTCCACAGCCCAATTGGCGGCACTACCACATAAAACCTGTAGCAGGCTCCGCTGCCAAGTTAACCCCGCACGATCTGATCCCCGTGGTAAGTGAAGTCCCACATAAAGAGTGTATAATAAATGAGACTGCACTTGAGGTAAGAGAAAGGACACAAAAAGAAAAGCATCCGACACACGAAAAGGATATGCAACTTATTGCATCAACAGCTATTTTTCCCGTAATGCACCTGATCAACCCGGTAATAACCCGGCGACGCGACATAGAACTACCTGTAGAAAACGGTTATTTAGACATATCGGAGCACCGGAATATTGTTTATGCCGCCCTTTTAAACCGAGAGGGAAATTGGGTAACCAATGGTCTACTGAGCAACTTCGCTGATAGCCTGGATGGACTGGCCTGCTCCAATACCATCACCGGTGACATACTGACCCTGGGCAATGACCCGGTCTGCATGCTGCAAGCCATTGAGCGCATGTATGATATGGGCGGCGGTCTGGTAGTAACGGAAAAAGGCAGCATCATCTATGAGTTGCCTCTGCCGTTGGGCGGCATTATGAGTCCATCACCCGTAGATAAATTAATTGACCGCTGTAGTACACTCTACAAACTGCTGGCTGAACGGGGACACGTCCATTACGACTTACTATATACGCTATTATTCCTATCCGCCACTCACTTGCCCGAGCTGCGTCTGTCTCCAAGTGGCGTGTTATCCGTAAAAGATAAAAAGCTACTGGTACCGGTGAAAAAGACAGGCAGAAGTTTGTAA
- a CDS encoding CoB--CoM heterodisulfide reductase iron-sulfur subunit B family protein: MKLSYFPGCSLGSTAKEYDMSARIACQALGMDLVELNDWVCCGATSAHSTNHLLSVALPSRNVALAQETGLDLAIPCSACYSRVKKADYVLRNDDDMRKEIESIVDFKYNGNINVVSLLEAITNQIGTDAIAKRVQKPLTGLKVVCFYGCLLVRPPKVTNFDNPENPMSMDRIVKALGAEPIPWSYKTDCCGANLGLTSTKVVQGMVNRLIEAAKEVEAMAIVTSCPLCQSNLEMRRKERGTDLPAFYFTELIGLALGLKETKKWLNLHLINPNPLLQSLSLAD; encoded by the coding sequence TTGAAACTTTCCTATTTTCCCGGATGTTCTTTAGGGTCCACCGCTAAAGAATACGATATGTCCGCCCGGATCGCCTGTCAGGCACTGGGTATGGATTTGGTAGAGCTCAATGACTGGGTCTGCTGTGGAGCAACGTCTGCTCACAGTACCAACCACCTGTTATCTGTAGCCCTGCCGTCACGTAACGTGGCACTGGCCCAGGAAACGGGACTGGATCTGGCTATTCCTTGCTCGGCTTGCTACAGCCGGGTAAAAAAGGCTGACTATGTCTTACGCAATGATGATGATATGCGTAAAGAAATTGAAAGTATAGTAGATTTTAAATATAACGGAAATATTAACGTCGTTTCATTGCTGGAGGCCATAACCAACCAGATAGGTACGGATGCCATCGCCAAAAGGGTACAAAAGCCTTTAACAGGACTTAAGGTAGTTTGTTTCTATGGCTGTCTTTTGGTCAGGCCCCCTAAAGTAACCAATTTTGACAATCCTGAAAACCCCATGTCAATGGACAGGATAGTGAAGGCATTGGGTGCCGAGCCTATTCCCTGGTCATACAAAACAGATTGCTGCGGTGCTAACCTGGGCTTGACTTCCACCAAGGTTGTACAAGGTATGGTTAACCGTTTAATTGAGGCGGCCAAAGAGGTGGAGGCAATGGCTATCGTTACCTCGTGCCCGCTATGCCAATCTAATTTGGAGATGCGGCGCAAAGAAAGAGGCACCGACCTGCCGGCCTTTTATTTTACCGAACTGATTGGCCTGGCACTGGGACTGAAAGAAACTAAAAAATGGCTCAACTTGCATTTAATTAACCCCAACCCGCTGTTACAGTCATTGTCTCTGGCGGACTAA
- the thrC gene encoding threonine synthase, whose product MLYTSTRGEYGPLPAAEAIKLGIAPDSGLFVPTERVMMSMKDIQDMVGMSYQQRADKILGPYLTDFASNEIRCSIDHAYNANSFDHPEVAPLAELDTRLSVLELWHGPTCAFKDMALQILPHLLVTSMQKTGESAGILILVATSGDTGKAALEGFKDVPRTAIMVFYPEKGVSEVQKMQMVTQEGGNVGVYAVRGNFDDTQSGVKAIFGDVAMQQAVAECGYKFSSANSINWGRLAPQIVYYFSAYADLVRRGHVQFGEAVNFVVPTGNFGNILAGFYARQMGLPVHRLVCAANENNVLTDFIASGIYDRNRDFKRTISPSMDILISSNLERLLYELTGHDASKVRQWMADLAAKGRYTVDDSTREQIQALFWSDYADDAATMSSIKETHRRYGYVVDTHTAVGLHVYDLYRHSTGDDRPTVVLSTASPFKFNASVAKALLGEERTAGRDEFALLQMLSDFSGLPVPSGLSGLAERRIRHLTVADREQMPGAVLEFVKQRR is encoded by the coding sequence ATGTTATATACAAGCACCAGAGGAGAATACGGGCCGCTGCCCGCCGCAGAGGCTATTAAACTGGGTATTGCTCCCGACAGTGGGTTATTTGTGCCTACTGAGCGGGTAATGATGTCTATGAAAGATATTCAGGATATGGTTGGCATGTCCTATCAGCAGCGGGCTGATAAAATACTTGGACCTTATTTGACTGACTTTGCCTCGAACGAAATTCGCTGCTCAATAGACCATGCCTACAATGCGAACAGCTTCGATCACCCCGAGGTGGCTCCGCTGGCTGAATTGGACACAAGGCTGAGTGTGCTGGAACTTTGGCATGGGCCAACCTGTGCATTTAAGGATATGGCTTTGCAAATACTGCCCCACTTACTGGTAACATCTATGCAAAAAACAGGGGAGAGTGCGGGTATTCTCATACTGGTGGCTACTTCGGGCGATACCGGCAAGGCCGCGCTGGAAGGCTTTAAAGATGTGCCCCGCACCGCTATCATGGTATTTTACCCGGAAAAAGGGGTCAGTGAAGTACAAAAAATGCAAATGGTTACTCAGGAGGGCGGAAATGTAGGCGTTTATGCCGTTCGGGGCAATTTTGACGATACCCAGAGCGGTGTTAAGGCTATATTTGGCGACGTAGCTATGCAGCAGGCCGTTGCAGAGTGCGGCTATAAGTTTTCCTCAGCTAATTCTATCAACTGGGGACGTTTGGCGCCCCAGATAGTATATTATTTCTCGGCTTACGCGGATCTTGTAAGACGGGGACATGTGCAGTTTGGCGAGGCCGTTAACTTCGTGGTGCCCACGGGCAATTTCGGCAATATACTGGCAGGGTTTTACGCCAGGCAGATGGGCTTGCCCGTGCATCGGTTGGTATGCGCCGCTAACGAAAATAATGTGCTCACTGATTTCATTGCCAGCGGCATTTATGATCGCAATCGCGATTTTAAACGAACCATCTCCCCCTCCATGGACATACTTATCTCCAGTAATCTGGAGCGCTTGCTTTATGAGCTTACCGGTCATGACGCGTCCAAGGTGCGGCAGTGGATGGCCGATCTTGCGGCTAAAGGTCGTTATACGGTGGATGACAGCACGCGGGAGCAGATACAGGCACTGTTCTGGTCGGACTACGCCGACGATGCCGCTACTATGTCATCCATCAAAGAAACCCATCGCCGGTACGGTTATGTGGTGGATACTCACACGGCGGTGGGACTGCATGTGTATGACCTTTACCGCCATAGTACCGGTGATGACCGGCCCACCGTGGTGTTGTCCACGGCCAGCCCATTTAAATTTAACGCCAGCGTGGCTAAGGCGCTGCTGGGCGAGGAACGTACAGCGGGCCGGGACGAGTTTGCACTGCTGCAGATGCTGTCTGATTTCAGCGGTCTGCCCGTACCTTCGGGCCTTAGCGGACTTGCCGAGCGCCGGATAAGACATCTTACCGTGGCAGACCGTGAACAGATGCCCGGGGCGGTACTGGAATTTGTAAAACAAAGGCGGTAA
- a CDS encoding O-acetyl-ADP-ribose deacetylase produces the protein MLNKTRVEIIRGDITGQDTEAVVNAANSSLLGGGGVDGAIHRAGGPQILEECKIIRARQGGCPTGQAIITGGGNLSARYVIHTVGPVWHGGNYNEAALLRDAYNNCLQLAREIGIKSIAFPSISTGAYRYPIDQAAAIAAAVVREFAREYVPPELIRFVLFSERDMTAYMAAWDNESKRG, from the coding sequence ATGCTTAACAAAACCCGGGTGGAAATTATACGCGGTGATATTACCGGGCAGGATACCGAGGCTGTCGTAAATGCGGCTAATTCCAGCCTGCTGGGAGGTGGCGGTGTGGATGGCGCCATTCATCGTGCCGGTGGTCCGCAGATACTTGAGGAATGTAAGATAATCAGAGCCCGTCAGGGTGGCTGTCCTACAGGCCAGGCGATAATCACCGGCGGGGGTAATTTATCCGCACGCTATGTTATTCACACCGTAGGACCGGTGTGGCATGGAGGCAACTACAATGAGGCGGCTCTGCTGAGGGATGCCTATAACAATTGCCTGCAGTTGGCGCGGGAAATAGGAATTAAAAGCATTGCTTTCCCTTCCATCAGCACGGGGGCCTACCGCTACCCTATTGACCAAGCGGCGGCTATCGCAGCAGCTGTGGTGCGTGAATTTGCGCGTGAATATGTTCCGCCTGAGCTAATCCGCTTTGTGTTGTTCAGTGAACGGGATATGACTGCTTATATGGCCGCCTGGGATAATGAATCTAAGCGTGGTTGA
- a CDS encoding FAD-dependent oxidoreductase, protein MIVNNNNSDRKNSGKKVGSVLIVGAGISGMQSALDLAEVGYKVYIVEKSPAIGGRMPMLDKTFPTNDCSMCILSPKLVECGRHRNIDVLTCSDVIGLSGEAGDFTVQVKKRPRYVDLDKCVGCGSCAEACPVKVSDDFNQNLGNRKAIYKLYPQAYPNAYMIDATKCLKMKNPKACGKCIKVCQSNAIDHNMQEEIVSLNVGAIIMCPGYDLFNAQLRGEYGFGVYENVLTSLQFERMLSASGPYEGHVQTAGGNTPKKIAFIQCVGSRDVSLCNGYCSSVCCMYATKEAVIAKEHVPGLDCTIFNMDIRAFGKDYEKYYNRAQDQYNVHYIKSMISSVKELPKTKELRVRYRTPEGMQEEDFEMLVLSVGLKPSQDAVGLAGILGIELNDYNFCQLKELSGVQTSREGIYVAGVFSGPRDIPETVMQASAAAGDTAALLSSVRNTEVTEMEFPAERDVSEEEPRIGVFICHCGINIASVVDVPAVVEHVKKLPYVVYATNTLYACAQDSQAAMKDLIAEHKLNRIVVASCSVRTHKPLFQETMKEAGLNAALFEMANIRDQCSWVHQKQPEIATIKAKDLVSAAVAKAATLCAAKNVTVGVTNTALIIGGGVSGMTSALSLVDQGYSVHLLEKSDRLGGMALRIHEGFNGENIPSFVQQLINNVENNPSINLYTNTDIEEVSGYTGNFKTKLTTGQVLEHGVSIIATGGDESKPTEYLYGEDNRVMTQLELDEAIANNDPRIKSAENFVMIQCVGSREENRPYCSRICCTKTMKLALKIKEINPDASIIVLYRDIRTYSFYEDYYREARAKGVIFFRYDVDNKPKVELVSVDGQNKLRVTATDHIMGETYDIETDILTLAAPIVPSESNMHISQLFKVSLNPDNFFQEAHMKLRPVDFSADGIYMCGLAHGPKSIDESIAQAKAAAGRATSILSHDKLESSSVVAVVNPDLCAACLTCVRLCPFKAPRINENHVAEIEAVVCQGCGTCAGECPNKAITLQSYSHKQLTAQVRGIFNQPQP, encoded by the coding sequence CTGATTGTGAATAATAACAATTCCGATCGCAAAAATAGCGGCAAAAAAGTTGGCTCCGTGCTGATTGTCGGCGCGGGCATCAGCGGTATGCAGTCCGCCCTGGACCTGGCGGAGGTGGGGTACAAGGTATATATCGTGGAAAAATCACCGGCTATCGGCGGACGTATGCCTATGCTGGACAAAACCTTCCCCACCAATGACTGCTCCATGTGTATCCTATCGCCCAAGCTGGTGGAATGCGGCCGCCACCGCAATATAGATGTATTGACCTGTTCTGATGTAATTGGTCTTTCCGGAGAAGCCGGCGACTTCACTGTACAAGTTAAAAAGCGGCCCCGCTACGTGGACCTCGACAAATGTGTGGGATGCGGCTCTTGCGCCGAGGCTTGTCCGGTAAAAGTATCCGATGACTTCAACCAAAATCTGGGTAACCGCAAAGCCATCTACAAGCTTTATCCCCAGGCGTATCCCAACGCCTACATGATTGACGCCACTAAATGTTTGAAAATGAAAAACCCCAAAGCCTGCGGTAAGTGTATCAAGGTCTGTCAGTCCAATGCCATTGATCATAACATGCAGGAAGAAATAGTTTCCTTAAATGTTGGCGCGATAATAATGTGCCCGGGCTATGATTTATTTAACGCCCAGTTGCGGGGTGAATACGGCTTTGGTGTGTATGAAAATGTGCTCACCAGTCTGCAGTTTGAACGCATGCTGAGCGCCTCGGGCCCATACGAAGGTCACGTGCAAACAGCCGGCGGCAACACCCCCAAGAAAATTGCCTTTATTCAGTGTGTAGGTTCCAGGGATGTATCTTTGTGCAACGGCTATTGCTCTTCAGTGTGCTGTATGTACGCCACCAAAGAGGCCGTTATTGCCAAAGAACACGTGCCTGGTCTTGATTGCACCATTTTCAATATGGACATTCGAGCCTTCGGTAAAGACTACGAGAAGTATTACAACCGGGCCCAGGACCAATATAATGTGCATTACATCAAGAGCATGATTTCATCGGTGAAGGAACTGCCCAAAACCAAGGAATTACGGGTACGCTATCGCACTCCGGAAGGTATGCAAGAAGAAGATTTTGAAATGCTGGTACTGTCCGTGGGCCTTAAACCCTCACAGGATGCCGTGGGTCTGGCCGGGATATTGGGTATTGAACTAAACGACTACAATTTCTGCCAGCTCAAGGAACTGTCCGGCGTGCAAACTTCCCGTGAAGGGATTTACGTAGCCGGTGTATTCAGCGGTCCAAGAGATATACCCGAGACTGTAATGCAGGCCAGCGCAGCCGCCGGAGACACTGCGGCTTTATTGTCCTCGGTGCGCAATACCGAAGTAACCGAAATGGAATTCCCCGCGGAAAGAGATGTCAGCGAGGAAGAACCGCGTATCGGAGTGTTTATCTGTCACTGCGGAATTAACATCGCCAGTGTAGTGGATGTACCCGCTGTGGTAGAGCATGTGAAAAAACTGCCTTACGTGGTTTACGCCACCAATACTCTGTATGCCTGTGCCCAGGACAGCCAGGCGGCCATGAAGGATCTAATCGCGGAACACAAGCTTAACCGCATTGTAGTAGCCTCCTGTAGTGTCCGCACCCACAAGCCACTGTTCCAGGAGACCATGAAGGAAGCGGGATTAAACGCCGCTTTGTTTGAAATGGCCAATATCCGTGACCAATGTTCCTGGGTACACCAGAAGCAGCCTGAAATAGCTACCATTAAAGCCAAAGATTTGGTAAGTGCGGCCGTGGCCAAGGCAGCCACACTGTGTGCAGCTAAAAATGTGACGGTTGGCGTAACAAACACCGCACTGATAATCGGCGGCGGCGTGTCCGGTATGACTTCAGCACTAAGCTTGGTGGACCAGGGCTATAGTGTGCATCTACTGGAAAAAAGCGACCGGCTGGGCGGTATGGCACTGCGTATTCATGAAGGGTTTAACGGCGAAAACATACCTTCCTTTGTGCAGCAGTTAATTAACAATGTAGAAAACAACCCGAGCATTAATTTATATACAAACACTGATATAGAAGAGGTATCCGGTTATACCGGCAATTTTAAAACCAAGCTGACCACCGGGCAGGTGTTGGAGCATGGTGTTTCCATCATTGCCACCGGTGGTGATGAGTCCAAGCCCACCGAATATCTTTACGGCGAAGATAACCGGGTCATGACCCAGCTTGAGCTGGACGAGGCCATCGCTAATAACGACCCCCGGATCAAATCAGCCGAGAATTTCGTAATGATCCAGTGCGTGGGTTCCCGGGAGGAAAATCGGCCTTACTGCAGCCGCATTTGCTGTACCAAGACAATGAAACTGGCTTTAAAAATAAAAGAAATAAACCCCGATGCTTCCATTATTGTACTGTACCGGGATATCCGTACCTACAGCTTCTATGAGGACTATTATCGGGAGGCCCGGGCCAAGGGTGTAATCTTCTTCCGCTACGATGTGGATAATAAGCCTAAAGTAGAGCTGGTAAGCGTAGACGGCCAGAACAAGCTGCGAGTGACCGCTACCGATCATATTATGGGCGAAACATATGATATTGAAACCGATATACTCACTCTGGCCGCGCCTATCGTACCGTCCGAGTCCAATATGCACATATCGCAGCTGTTTAAAGTGTCCCTGAATCCGGATAATTTCTTCCAGGAAGCCCACATGAAGCTGCGCCCGGTAGACTTTTCCGCCGACGGTATTTATATGTGCGGACTGGCTCATGGTCCCAAGTCCATTGATGAAAGCATTGCCCAGGCCAAAGCGGCCGCAGGCCGGGCCACCAGTATTTTAAGCCACGACAAGCTGGAATCCAGCAGCGTGGTAGCGGTGGTTAACCCGGACCTTTGCGCAGCTTGTCTGACCTGCGTGAGGCTATGCCCCTTCAAGGCACCGCGCATTAATGAAAATCATGTGGCTGAAATAGAGGCGGTCGTTTGTCAGGGCTGTGGTACCTGCGCCGGCGAGTGCCCCAACAAGGCTATTACTCTGCAAAGCTACAGCCATAAACAGCTAACTGCTCAAGTACGGGGCATATTTAACCAACCCCAGCCGTAA